Genomic window (Paraburkholderia phenazinium):
CTTGCCGTGCGCGCCCAGGCCGCCGGCGACACCGAAAACGAATGAGGACGCTCGCATGACTCAGTTCGACGTACGCATTGGCATCAACCCGCTGTCGTGGATGAACGACGACCTGCCGTCGCTAGGCGGCGAAACGCCACTCGAAGTGGCGCTGACCGAAGGACGCCAGATCGGTTATGACGGGTTCGAACTCGGCAACAAGTTTCCGCGCGAACCGCTGGCGTTGAAAGCACTGCTGGCGCAATACGATCTGGCGCTGGTCTCCGGCTGGTATTCGGGAAGACTCGCGCGACGCAGCGTCGCGGAAGAGATCGCCTCGGTGGACGCGCATCTGGAACTGCTGTCGCGCAACGGCTCGACGGTGATGGTGTACGGCGAGGTAGCGGATTCGATCCAGGGCGCGCCGCAACCGCTCTACCAGCGCCCGCGCTTCTTTAGCGAAGCGCAGTGGGACGCGTATGCGGCACGTGTGGACGAGTTCGCCCGTTACACGTTGAGCCGCGGCGTGCGGCTCGCGTACCACCATCATATGGGCGCTTACGTGGAAACGCCGGCGGACGTCGACAACCTGATGGCGCGCACGAGTAACGCCGTCGGCTTGCTGTTCGATGCAGGCCACATCACGTTTGCGGG
Coding sequences:
- the iolE gene encoding myo-inosose-2 dehydratase produces the protein MTQFDVRIGINPLSWMNDDLPSLGGETPLEVALTEGRQIGYDGFELGNKFPREPLALKALLAQYDLALVSGWYSGRLARRSVAEEIASVDAHLELLSRNGSTVMVYGEVADSIQGAPQPLYQRPRFFSEAQWDAYAARVDEFARYTLSRGVRLAYHHHMGAYVETPADVDNLMARTSNAVGLLFDAGHITFAGGDPLTVLDKYIGRVCHVHCKDVRPAVMKLARNRNWSFLDSVINGAFTVPGDGAVDFPAIIDRLKRHGYRGWLVVEAEQDPVIARSYAYAEKGYRTLRSLVDAPLDAGASATKEAA